The sequence below is a genomic window from Humulus lupulus chromosome 3, drHumLupu1.1, whole genome shotgun sequence.
agtagctccgggtcttaggcagtacgtagaagagtctagtcccgagccagatttggacccagagcctcttccagcccgcgaagtcgttatcttagactccccttcGGAAGCTTCGGGGCCGGTGgttgtgaccatagattcctcctctagctcggagggtaggatccctttcaatatatacttgagatctgttttcccttttttatttttgttgttcttgcataaatATTCTCACTTGTATACTAATGCTTTGTCTTTGTTTTaccagaagagatgtctcagcccgggagcaaCGACTTGCGAGCTATGTTCCCCGGAGGGAACCCTTCTACCGGGGtttccgggcccatggtgaagcaGCTCCGGATGGCGAAGAAGGCCATCGGGACAACCTCCAAGTCCCCCGCAAAGGGGAAGAATCAAACCCCGGCTGCCCAAGAAAagttgcctccaccccctcctgcaatggagaagatgcccccgcctccTCCGCGAGCTTCTGCCTCTGCTCGGGAAATGGAGGTGGACCCCGGGACCTTGTCGACCacaacccccgaggtgcgcgtTCTAGTGGACCCCCGGGCTTTGGAGAAGATCCtcgatgtctttcgggggacggtctacgagacgaCGAGATACACCGTGGACCATTACTATAACgccaccgaaagggacctgcgggcgattgagacaaggagcccggagaatgtgatggagtcttcgctggggatggctctcaTGGTAAGTTGGCTTTCCCATTTGTATTCCTCGCTCATTATGCATCGCacgtctttttttttttctaaagcaGTTGCCTTGTCGCCTTTTTGTCTTATAGGGTGCCTTGGCCCTCCACTGGAACATATCCCGATCCAAGGCtcggctcgaggatatgaggggcgagcaccagacTGCTTTGGCCGCCcttaagactgcccaaaagcaggaacaggatgccaaggatgccctggcgaccGTCCAGGCTAAGTTGAATGCATCTCGACccaagctgcaggaggccgaggctaccaaggccgcgCTGGCCGCTGCGATgcctgagctcgaggaggccagggctaCTCGGGCTGCACTGGACGCCGCGAAAGCTgaggccgaggaggctaaggtcgccctggcgacggagagggcagcttccagctcctccatggaggatatgctgtaccactgctgggtcttcaacccggatggtgacttctcctttctaggGGCGGATGCATGGGAGTCATTCCGGGAgaggttcaaagctcgccttcagcaagaggcgccctccgagaccggggagacctccacagccgccgagcaggagggcgaggtggtgacctcatcggagcagcctggcggggcctaggacttctcTTCTTTTTACCATTTGAACatacacacatttttttaaaaactttgtatgaggttttctaacctcgagacaatttggcTTTATCGactttttgtttttaattgatttacctccttttgcctctatgcattttggtaatagtcttagtttttgttggtgctgtgattgatatcttatgcttttctaggaaaaaacatgttaaccaattttgaaccaacttctaagacaagtcctggttgcatcctggacattaatttgaaaacctagttcgcgttaattttcgattaatatctcgtgctttttaagaaaaacaacgatcaatcaatttgaattaacttctaagttttaggacctggttatatccaggacgttaatttgaaaacttagttcgcgttaattcttgattaatatcttgtgctttttaagaaaaacactgatcaatcaatttgaactaacttctaagttttaggacctggttatatccaggacgttaatttgaaaacttagttcacgttaattcttgattaatatcttgtgctttctaagaaaaacatcgatcaatcaatttgaactaacttctaagttttaggacctggttacatccaggatacgacttagttcgcgttaatcctttatcaatatctcgtgttttttaagaaaaacatcaatcaatcgatttgaatcaacttctaagtctttagggCGACCTGGTTgttatccaggcaccatatgcctcccaagtaattaggaaaagggtctttcgtggttacttgagattacttcCGCAAATATAcataataatgaaaaaatatttaattctcattgcttaataaacaaaagatggactttttgattaagccttacaagggtattactgataatatttcttcaaatggatggcgttccaagttcgtgggactgcttctccattaagctgaGCTAATTTGTAGGTTCATTCCTTTATGACCTtggttatttgatatggcccttcccagttcggtcccaatactccatctttgtgatctttactggctaaaaagactctcctgaggaccagatcGCCGATGCTAAAGGCACGCTTTTTGACCTTTGAGCTGAAATAACGAGTGGTgttttgctgataatgcgcgagctggagctacgaatcttctcgtctttcatcaatcaggtcgagggacgcgcagagaaGTTCGTGGTTACGATCCTGGTCATAcgtctggactctatgcgaagatacctttatctcgacaggaaggactgcctcactcctgaaatctagggagaaaggagtatgacctgtcggagttcgatgcgaggtccagtatgcccacagtacctgggggagttattctggccagactcccttggctttgtccagtctcttcttaaggctcgccttcagtgtcttattgacggcctcgacctgcccattttcctggggataggccatggaggagaagctcttcacgATGGCGTACCTCTCacagaatttggtgaagaggtcactgtcaaattgcgttccattgtctgatacgatcttctttggaagcccgaaccggcagataatgcttttgaccacgaagtcgaggactttcttggaagtgattgttgccaatggctctgcctcagcccacttggtgaagtagtcgatagccaccaccgcgtaacggacccctccctttccagtagggagggcgccaactaggtcgattccccaaaccgcgaatggccacggggacgagatcatcttcagctcgactgggggagctcgggcaactgaggCGAATCGCTgtcacttgtcacatttcttgacgtaggagatcgagtcctttgacagagtgggccagtaatatccttgccttaagatcttcagggccaagctttgcccccagtgtgatctccgcaaaaaccctcatgcacgtCTTGCAAAATGGTATTCGCTTCATCTGGCAGAATGTATCGAAGAAAGGGTAGAGAGTACCCTCGTCGGTATAGCACCCCATCTACCACTGCatacctcggagcctggtaaagtatccGCCTTGCGTCATTGCGCTCTTCAGGTAATtttccttcggtgagatatttgaagatgggggtcatccaggtcggtctggtgtcgatcatctcgacctccgccccgacctcttctatgcttggcttctccaagaactctaccggtactatcCCTGAAGGTAGCGAGCTTtacgagggcgtctgcgttggcattctgctcccgaggtatctgctcgattgagccccgttcaaatgaagacaactcgacttttaccttggccaggtaagcaaccatcttggttccccgtgcttggtactCGCCTAGTACTTggttgaccacgagctgggaattgctgaaacactgaacggagctggccttcagctcctgggccacccttagcccgccCAGTAaggcttcgtattcagcctcattgttggaagcctTGAATTTGAACCTCAACAccaagtggaatctatgtccttctggggatatcaaaatgatcccagccccggagccgtgctcgttagatgagccatctatgaagaccttccatgaggcctggatcGAGGTGGCCTGGGGCGAATCTCCCGTAGGATCTTTTCGGAATCCTGCGCATTccgccacaaaatcagccagggcctggctttttattacAGTTctcggagtgtacaaaatcttgaactggctgagctcaatagcccacttcaacagacgtctcgatgcttcaggtttttgcaaaacctgccttaaaggttgatcggtcatgacatgtattgagtgggattggaaatacggcctgagctttcaggaggccgtgatgagacagaatgccatcttttccatcaacggatatcgggactcagctccgagaagcctattgctgatgtaatagactggtttttgaacccggtcctcttctcggaccaatacggcactagctgcatcttctgtgataactaggtaaaggaaaagaggctctcctgttgTTGGTTTGGACaacacgggcggctcggccagatgtgctttcaggtcgaggaaggcacgttcggactcctcggtccactcgaacttcttgttcccccggatcaggttgtagaatggcaggcacttgtcggtggatttagaaataaaccgattaagggctgccacccttcctgtcaggccctgAACGTCTTTTTGCGACCGAGGCGAGggcagctcgagcaacgacctgatcttattgGGGTTTGCatcgattcctctggtattgacaatgaaacctaggaattttcccgaggcgactctgaaagtgcacttctgcaggttaagcctcatgccgtattctctcaggatcttgaagcattctcccaggtcggaaacatggttatcggcagttttcgacttgaccagcatgtcgtcaacatacacttccatgttcttcccgatctggttggcaaacatcctgttcaccaatctctggtatgtagcaccagcgttcttcagcccgaatgacatgaccttgtaacaatagacgttagttagggtcatgaagctagtgtgctcctggtccgctggattcatggcgatctgattatagcccgagtacgcatccataaaggacatgagctcgtgccccaccgtggtgTCTACCAATTgctcaatccttggcaaggggaaacagtctttggggcaagctttgttcagatcggagaaatcgatgcaggtccgccatttcccgttgggctttgggactaacacaggattggcgacccagaccgggaacttagcttcgcggataaagctgcacttcttgagccgggctacctcatcttttagggcttcagctcgggttgttcctaggcgcctttgtttctgggacttcgcaggcatgctcttatccaaatggagggtgtgcatgatgatgcttggactgattcccaccatgtcctcgtgagaccatgcgaatacatccaaGTTCTCCTGcaagaacttaatcagctccgccttcctctcgccacataggtttttcccgagcttcaccatctgtgagggattctgtggatcgatatttacctcctcgagctcttcgataacTTGAGCTCGGATTTGTCCTCGCCTATCccggggtcaatatcatcacttaggatgatattttccccttcggcgctctgaggtttttcaatctcaggattaggtaaaggttcctgagattcctcatttccaccttggacggtcatcgttaactgcccaggttttaattttcccttcatagaattgctgtagcattccctagcagcaagTTGATTGCCACGGAccatgcatatccccgtggaagaggggaattttagcgcgaggtggcggatggaggtaacggattcaaaagctataagcgtaggtcgacccaaaatgacattgtacgcggcgggacagtcgatgaccacgaactcgaggagttttgagactgtccgaggtccttctcctaaggtgatcactagctcgatcatccctattgctgccgatccttctccagaaaatccgtaaagcatcatggaagtggctttcagctcggtgacagacaaacccatcttctccagcgtggaccggaatagtaagtttaccgagctcccgttatcgactagcactctcctaaccctttgattagcgagctgcactgctacaaccagagggtcgttatgatggaactggacgtggctggcatctccttcggtaaatatgattggttgcctctccaaccgctgctgctttggcagatgctgctcggggacgaactccactccattatgagccttaagttcgttgacgtacctcttttgggaacCTCTggtcgtgccagccaaatgaggacctccagagattgtggagatctctcctcctgttactggaggagggatgtcctgatctatccgtgacctgggctgactgaccgggacttccggagctggacgggctgcgggaactctattctgCGCATACTGAGTCAAGGGTCtggctctaatgagagtttcaatctcgtccttgaggtgccTACAATCATTGGTATTGTgcccaacgtcgttgtggaaccgacaaaacttggaagggtctcgctttcccttctggtgctttaatggctccggcttcttccaggggaggcgagcagaatttgctaggaagatttTCTCcttagagtgggtgagctccgtataagttgcgtagaccggcttaaatttttctacagacttgttcttctttgggccgtgctggttgccctccctgcttccctttctcttgcttccaccaaactggttattctgtgtaacggtctaggtcgctgtcacgacctccgttcccactccagcgggctgttcagggacCTGGCTGATTCCTGCGGCTGAAgcttgcgcctcctccaggttgatccatccctgggccttatttaggaattcatttacggtgctgacccccttcctttgtatctcattccagagtccccctccgacgaggattctagtcctcaaagccatgagcttggagctgtcatcggtgtctctggcccgagcagcgacgttcgtgaatctgctcaggtaagccttcagaggctcgtcaggttgctgccttacgtttgccaaggtgtcggccttgacgcggcagcctgggaagctcgaaatgctctcttgaagtcagtagagaaggttttccacgagctgattgactgtttcttgctctgtttgaaccactgtctggccggcccagtcaaggtggatgggactattagacacctcagctcgggaccaatgttatgggccatcatcaaagtattgaacatgcccagatgatctgatggatctccgtctccgttgaatttggacaagtgcggaATACGGAAGCCGGGCGGATATgccattgctgctatgctgggggcgaagagcttaaGTTCGTCCCTAGAATCATAttcgtccttttctttttctgataggagcttcctcatcagctcctccatctgagctaggcgctcaagggttttgtcctgatttccttagttgttccggggctgttcaatagctctggatccattgtacacgtttggcgggttactgtctctcctatcttgagataggttatatgggacattcccgttgtcgcgtacctcggacaggtcttccctctGGCGAGCACGGCTGCCGTTTCCCACTGGGTCCCTCCTTTGAGAGTTAATACGATCTCAGAGGTCGCCCCTCGGAGTGGCTTGAGGACTCTGCGCCGAGCTcaggcgttggcgcaggtctccgccagaaaggtcacttcgacgggtttcggtccaatagctcccatttaaGAAGCTTGGAGCTCGCCTTTGGGGAGGAGGAGTCAGGACTTCTCTTGGTGCTTTGCTACGATTCGTCGGTCCGTGGGAAGGAGGaattctcctactgctcccatgagccggaacgTCTCGGACTGGCTGGGGAGGAGACATATATCTTAtgggtgaaggaggatgcctgaccagaGATGCAATCCTAGTCTTGTCTGGGCGGATTAGATTAGGTTGGGGCCGCTGCGCTCTACCATCCTCCTGGTCCTGCGCTCTACGGTCTGAGCGAGGTGTAGGACGGCTGGCCAGGACGGGCTGTCACtgtgagccctccctggatctcctttGCGAACTCCCttgagccctcctgggtgcgctcgagggcggaagtgagctgggagtcgaagttcggaccgatcggctgtactgATGCTCGGCCCTGGGTAGTTCTTCAGAAGTGGTCTCCTGGTGGTGCGAGGTGGGAGTATAGTTCGACGTCTGGGGTCTGATCGatcggctaggcctggaccgattaccctggcgggacttatgagtctcaccttGTCTCTTTCCGACGTTGGcttcggttgtaagagggggtagccgggccagaacctcttgaatctgcaggttagctttcgccagctggctcctcagctgtgcattctccatttccaccgccatgtagaaatctgggttcggattaggtggtcggggagccgaacttccagtatcatcttggcctattggttgcttgcccggccgctgttgaacctcagggttctgatcatcagatttggcggcatgatgggcctcctgcccatcacgttggttcgcctcgttaccatgtcttgagcgagtgaccaccatggttgggtattcgggatagcaccaatctaaaaggctcttaatgaaagcaccaaactgttgacgcggttcttcgccaacaggtaattaatagaataagagagtgggattagtgctaagtaatgaaccgtaacagatgaatgatcttaaaataaaatggtgatacgaatacttttttaggtggttcaaaggttaaaatccttctactccaccagccaatattattgctagtttttttgtattctttaaataatagaatccaaccccttgcaactcccaggatctccatatttataggagagggcacctgggggttggcaaggggggtcatcccgtgacctccttacccatcatgtcatctctgtgacatttatgattaattcctaaaacctgacaaatgaagtgtggtctaatcaataggtaagggggataatgggccgcacgacccaacccagtcgtgggtgcctgaacacgcacgattaggctgcgtgtccgagaattcagggatatatcagacacgtgatgcctgatatatgcacgtttacattgcgtggttgactttataaggggtcacagacGCCAACTCAGGatcgtacctcgagctggatgtcttcttagtccgcgatgtccatacttctgacccgactccttagtaacctcAGTgaagctaaagaggtgggacctgggagcagcagctccgggtacatgtCATCCACGTGGCCGACACAcaattatgccatacctcagcctgctaatagcccatggagaattagggcgtacactaattatgccctcccgacaaaCTAATCAAGgtctttaagccttattagtgattttgggtcattacactaacTCTCAAGATCAGTGAGATTTGAGGGACTATCAAACTTGCCCATAGTTGATGTGCATATCAATAATTAATTGTTGCAACCCAAGTGGTTCAAGAGGGCCTGAATCATGTTCAAACAAATCCAAAAGCTCTTATTCATCACAGTTGCTAATTActacaagaacaagaacaagaacaaaacccTGAACCAAAACCAGAAAAACCCCATCTCGTCGAACCCCTTGGCTATGAAAACCCCATCCATGATAGACCCCAAACCCAAGATAGCCCATCTCATCGACCCCGAACCCAGAAAGCTTCACAATCTCATCGatcccaaacccagaaaacttgcTCCCATCATCGTGTTTTTCATAGCCCCTCGACGACAACATCAAGTCAAAGTTTCAGATCCAacgacaacatcccacacaagcCCTAGAACCGATGATGATATGCCTTTGTGTTTGATGCGAagaagaacaatttttttttctgggttttggggtCCGACTGGGTTTGAGGTGCGACAGGGTTTTGGGTTTGGGTATTCAGGTagcagaagaagaaggagaggaaATATCGATGGgaagaagaattttttttttctaggttTGAGGTTTGATGGGGGTTTTGGTCTGGGTACtcgggaagaagaagaaggggaggAAGTCGATGGGAAGaagaaattttttttctttctgggtTTGAGTTCCGAAGGGGGTTTGGGTATAGGTATtcgggaagaagaagaagaaatggaggAAGTcgatgagaagaagaagaagaagaataagaacaatagggaggaagaagaggagaaaaaaaaataaaaaaataattttattttgtatattttgttttattataattattttttattaattttttaatgaatttaattttatattgttttaaactaattagAAATTGATACGtaattattaaaatcaaataTAACTGAGATCTAACGGTAAAGACCTTTGACTATACCAAATATATAACGGTAGACATTTTTACAGCCAAAAAAattacataagcatttaagtaCAACAAAACAAACTACGCAGTCATTAATGCCGCAAATTTCCCTAGTAATTGTGGAAAATGACAAAAGGATATTGGAGGAAGAGATATGAACTTAGGAAATGTCATATTCAAAACATGcatgtttaaaatattatttatatttttattgttatcttttttttttctttcttgaaaTTAAACTTTATATATAATAAGCATCTATCAAACCAATGAGGGGATATTGAGATGAGCACGCCATTGTCTCCTGTTTGGCATCACTTCAGTTATGGGCTTATAGTTAGAGAAGTGTTTTTTTTTAAGAAGCTGACCATAGTTGTTTCGTGGAAATAACTTTTATATTAATGAGCTCTTTTGCATATTAAACCCAAACACCTACAAAAAAAAAGAACTTCTATTTCTAAATATTAAAGAAACATCTTCTAAAAAGATGTGCCAAATACTTTCTTAACACTATTATTATTTCAACATAACAAATAtcatttataaataaaatttaatttgttcataaattttttatttttaatgaaataaaatCTCAACACACAAATAACTAATAGTTTtcctaaaaaaattaaatttaaatgcgatgatatttttttatttttttttctgttttttgtgCTCAAGTATGACAAATTGAATAACTTTTTGCAGCAAATTATGTAGCAATTGCAACCACAATGAACATATCCCTTTCccttttatataataagtgtgtagataacggaaattttttgttttaacggttttttatttttttaatgttaactttaatagaatattcttatatttaacagaatattcttatatttaactgtagtttgtaaacatttaaacttaaataaaataaaataaataattaaaataagatatttttgaaatattttacaatgataattatttaaaaataataaataatcaaacaaatcaaaataaaataccatgataattattttaaaataataaataattaaaaattaaaaaaatatatttttgagatattttacaataataatttttaaaaaataataaaatcatacattttataacttaaataaaattaatttaaacttaaactcacttattagaataatatcatattaaacatataatataatctactgtcaattagcaacaaattattttcttataaaaaactagcaagaaacttaaatttaaaatctacgtataatatttaatattatattaaacatataatatataatctcttgttgtcaccctcaaattaaaaaaattagaacaaacataaacttaaacaaaaataaataaattatttaattaaaatatgatatttatttaaaatttatataatattaatataaatttaataaaattaattaataatttctataaataaaactaagtgaACTTACCACTGCCAGTTGCTTgtatctataatatatatatatatatatatttttgcagCAATAATAATTATTGGCACCGTAAAATGGCTTGTAGTAACAAAACAGAACTTAAAAAAATGTCGCCACAATATCAATAATTTTTTGTAGTCTATATTTGTTCATTTattcttatattttgtaaaatataggGCGGCTAAAGTACTTATGCTTTGTATGCTTGTATATTATTGGAATGGCTTATAATCAGATTTACTATAATAACCCGATTCACATCCAATCAAATTGATGAATTATTAAACTCATTAGataaaatcattattttattatatatatttaatatcatATGTCTTTTAACACTCTTACTCATCAGATAATTTTAAACTCATTTGGTACAGATTTATTCATTAATAACTTATGCCAACAGTAGCGACGAAAACCCAGAAATATCACAAATTATTTTGGGGGAGAGATAATGGAGCTGCTTCTCATCTTCGAAGTCAAATGTTGTTCGAAGTCTGGAGTGACATTAAACGAGGTTTGTAACACCTCAGATGACAGTGCCTCCAATACCGATGTCGTGCCAGCTAAATTTTGTACCACTGGCCTGAAaattaacaataataatatatataattaattattaagtcTATATCTCTgtgattatttatattttatacaaaaataatattatatattaaattggAAAGCAAATTTCCACCTGTACTCGCTCGATCCAATGCAAATTTTTATCATTAAATAAATGAAGAGgcatatatataaatcattaaaTAAATGCATGTGGTATgcattttcaataaaaaaattaagaataaaaatgCATGTGGTATGATTTTAAAGTTCTATATATATAAAACGGCAAGTTGACAACTATAGGTAGATAATAAAATACATTGTAAACAGACGAAATGAAAGATAAACTTTTATATAGTAAATGCTAAATATTTGACTTGAAAAATGCACCCAATagatttatatttaattatatataattttacatGCATGTGCTGTTGATTGTTATATAAAAATTGCAGCATTATGATCATGTGAGGGAAAAAGTATATATCTATCATCAAATGCATAATCATTAACAATAAAAATAGTGATTGATAGCCTAATAGTAAATTTTTTATGATTTGATTTGATaaatatagattatatattatagcTAGATATAGATGAATAATGCATGCGTGCTTACTCTGCACTTGTTATGATGGAGATGCACTCCATTCCTTCTTCACCAGCCATCTTAGAAACGACAAAAAACTTTGGCACAACGACCAAGTGACCAGTCTTGACTTGAGTGTCCAACACAAGCTTACCATTGAAACCCACAACTTGGATCTTCCCACCTCCATTAACCACATAAATCACTTGAGTAGACGAATCACATGTGTAAACTGGCGAGGTCATGGCATTGGCCTCAAGTCTTATGTGGTTTGCACTCAACCCAACCTCTCCCAAGAAAGGAAATTGGGACTTGGTCACCTTACTCCAAAACCCACCTCTTTTCGAACACTCCAAGTCATAAACCAAGCCGggctttggttttggttttggcaAGGTTTTTGTGTCATCTAGCTTGATGACCAAAACCCCAGTTTGGGATTTGACAAGTTTGTTAGCTTCTTCGTCAGTGTCCAAACCAAAGGCTTTCTTGACAAAATCAGTCGAGAATCCTCCCAACATGGAGACAGCCCCGGCTACGAAGAAGTAAGTGATATTGCCAGGGAAATGAGCCTTTGAGGTGTCTCCAAGGAATACGATGTCAAGGTCAGAATCTCCATCGTTGAACCACCATGACACTGCTCCTAGTGGTACTGGTACTAAGTCTCCTTTCTTCAGCTTCAACACCACTTCCTTTGAGTCATTAGCTAAT
It includes:
- the LOC133821643 gene encoding 13S globulin seed storage protein-like, which translates into the protein MELEFDLTPKFSQKITEGEGGEYNSWSSTELPLLSETKVGAGRLVLHPRGFALPHYADSAKLGFVLQGCDGVVGMVLANDSKEVVLKLKKGDLVPVPLGAVSWWFNDGDSDLDIVFLGDTSKAHFPGNITYFFVAGAVSMLGGFSTDFVKKAFGLDTDEEANKLVKSQTGVLVIKLDDTKTLPKPKPKPGLVYDLECSKRGGFWSKVTKSQFPFLGEVGLSANHIRLEANAMTSPVYTCDSSTQVIYVVNGGGKIQVVGFNGKLVLDTQVKTGHLVVVPKFFVVSKMAGEEGMECISIITSAEPVVQNLAGTTSVLEALSSEVLQTSFNVTPDFEQHLTSKMRSSSIISPPK